The nucleotide window GTTTAATCGTTGGTCGTAAAGGTTTCCAGCGCCCTATGGCTGACGGTGTGAAATTATTGAATCTTATACAGGATGTTTATTTAACAAAAGAGGTAACTGTAGCTTAGTCAGTCCGTGTGACTTAAAATAAATTTATTTTTAATAAATACAAGCAGCCGTCTGCGAGAGTGGACGGCTTTTGTTTTAAATTGTTTTTTGATAGATTAAAAAATATCTGACAAAAAAAGAGGCTGTCTCAAAAGTAATTTTTACTGTCACACTGAGTGGTGGCATTGCCACCATCGAAGTGTGAATTCACTATGGCATTGCCATCAGTCTTCGACAAGCTCAGACTGACAAAATGAGACTTTTGAGACAACCTCTATTGATAGACATAAGAAAATTATTTAATCAAAATCAGTTTCTTCGTTTCAATAAAACTCCCCGCCCCGCTTACGGGGTAAACCTTCAAAGTGTAAAAATAAACTCCTGATGATAATTGTGAAGCGTTAAACTCAACTTCATAAATACCTGCTTGTCTAAATTCATCAACTAATACAGCCACCTCATTTCCAAGCAGGTCATATATTTTTAAAGTTTGATGACTGCCAACCGGGGACTGCCAACTTATTTTTGTGGTTGGGTTAAATGGATTTGGATAATTCTGCTCGAGAGAAAATTCCTTCGGCAGATTATTTTCTTCTTCAACACTTGTCGGAACAAAATTGAGTATTTCAATATATTTATCTCTTGCATGCTGAACGGCGCTTGCAATAATATTTTTGCTTACTCCTGCAGCAATCACAAAAGCAGCATCAACTGTGTCGCCGGCAGCTATCGTAATTGCGCCTTGAGAAATCACATGCGAAACATCTCCCGTGCCGGCAAAGTCTTTTCCAATTCCGCTTGAGATAGTCTGCCATTTTTCTGAATCAGTAAAGCCATCATAAATAGAAAATCCTGTATCGGTGCCGTCATTTAGAATTGCCCAAAAATTATAATTGGCAGATGAGAGCAGTGCTGTGCCGATGTACGTATTTGGAACCCCATCCTCGCGGAAAACGTAACCATAATTATCGCTGTAATCATATTGGGTGATGTCACCGTTTGCATCAGCAAAATCCCAGTCAAAAAATAATCCTGCATATAAATTTGAAATAGCAGAGGCGGTGGTATTGATAAGCGAATATCTTAAAATAATATAATTGTTGTCCGGCACTTCGGCAAAAGAATAAGAATGAAACATAACTCTGATTCCTAACTTTGAAGTTCCTGCACCGTTATCGTTGTAAACTGTTGTTCCTTCCTGATCGGCAAATTCGCCGGGAGTGAAAAGTGTAACCACTTCTTCAGTAGTGAAGTCTGTATTTTGCGAGTTCCCGGTTGAACCTCGTGCAACGTCAGAAATTTTTGTTGATGATGTGCCGAGAATTAATGCTCCCTCGAACAAAGCATTGTCTCCCTGAAGATAAGAAAATCCATCGCCTTGCATGTTATCCGGGTAATCGTTAAAAGCAAGAGTGCCTTTGCTTGTAATAGTTAGTGCAATATCGTTCCCAAATTGTGTAGCATAAGTTGGGTTGCCGAGAGTTTCAGTCCACTGATAATCGGAGTAAGAGCCGTCTGTGTAATTCAGCAATAATTTAATGACTGTGTTTTGTGGAAGATCGGCTGCAAGCTGAATTTTATACTTGGATGAAAAATTATTAAACTCCTGTAACGTTCCAACTGAACCGGCAAAGAAATTACCGCTTGTAATTGTAGCATAAGAATTTGATGAAGTCAGTTGAATTGAAAGATTTGAAGTAGAGTTTAGGTAATTGACAAACGTAACGCCGAGATTTAAAATTTCACCAGCTTCAAAATATCCATCACCATCCCCGCCGGGCGCATTATCATCAAACTGAAAATCAATTCCTCTTACTGAAATTGAATTTGTTGTTGATAAACTTTTGAAAGCATTAATCCTTCCTTTGCCAATCAGCTTTTGATAGCTTGGATTTATTCCATCAATGTTGTCGCTATTTACTCTTACCTGTTCACCAATTTGCAGAGCAGTATAATTTGGAAATTGAGAAGCGACGAGCGCCGCAAGCCCTGCTGTTAATGGTGTTGCCATCGAGGTTCCGCTTAAAGTTGCATAAGTATCATTCTGCCATGTCGAATAAATTATATTGCCAGGCGCAGATACATCCACCGTAGTTCCATAAGTCGAAAATGAAGATTTCGTATCATCAGAATTTGTAGAGGCAACAGATAAAACAAAATTGTAGCCTGAAGGATAATTATTATTCTGCGCCCCGCTGTTGCCTGCCGCAGCAACTACGAGTGAGCCTTGTGCTGTGACATAGTTTATCGTCTCCTGTCCAAAGATAGAATAAGCACCCCCGCCCCAACTGCAATTTATAATTTTCGCTCCATTATCGGATGCGTAAACAATTCCTTCATAACCGAAGGCAATTAATGCCTGCCCGGTTGCACTTCGAATGTTATCCTGTGAAGTTTTTACAGGCATGATTTTACATTTATAGCCAATGCTTGCAACCCCGAGGCTGTTGTTTGTAACGGCAGAAGCGATTCCCGAAACATGAGTTCCGTGGTCAGGACGATCTTCCATCGGGTTATTGTCAGGTGTTCCACTTAAGCCGCCGAAATCCCAGCCGCGAATGTCATCTATAAAACCATTTCCATCATCATCAACACCATTGCCGGAAACCTCGTCTTTATTTTTCCAGATATTTGCGGAAAGATCAGGATGATCCCAATCCGTCCCGGTATCAACAATTCCAATCACTATGTTCGTATCGCCTTTGTTTATATCCCACGCAAGCGATGCTTGTATTTTTGATAAATTCCATTGAGAGGAATAGGATGGGTCATTGGGAGTGAACTCGAGCTCGTAGAGAAATTTTGGCTCAGCCCATTCAATTTCATTTGATTTAGATAATATTGAAGCAACTGTAAATGGATCATCATCAGAATCATATTTAACAAGAACGATTTTTCCCAAATCAGTTTTAGAGCTGTTTATTTTGTCGGGAAAGACAGCTTCGGAACTATTCAATTTGAATTTACTTAGATAATTTTTTACTGAAAATGGAAGCACAACAAAATTGCCCGAATATACAGATGGGGTTTCTTTCAATTTTACGATTAGCATATTCGATAAATATTTTATTTCGCCTTTCTCTAAAACTCTAATATCGCCGGCTGATGGACTGAATGCTGTAAGAAGAGAGAGGACAAAGAGCACACCTAAAACATTTCTGAAAAAAGGAAAAAAGTTTAACATAAATTGCCTCATAAAAAACGTATTGAAAAATCTGAAGTAATATTAAAAAATAGAAATGTATAAACAAGCGAAAAGGGTTTGCGCTCTCGGCACGCAAACCCTTTTCTATTATTTGGAGGAGGAAGATTATTGAACGGTATAGCTTTCGGTGCGTGTAAACGCTGTACCACCGGTAACTAAAGTCCCGACAAATGTGAAAGTCCACTGTTGACCGGCAGTAACACCTGTATATTCGGTCGGCCAATAATACAAAGTGTCCTTGCTAAAGACAAAATCAGGTAAAGGATTCGAAACGGTATCAGCAAATTGTGCCGAGGTTACTGCAGCAATACCAGAATTAAGTTTAACATCAACACTCGGTTTAAAGAGAAACGCCATTGCATTCTGCTGCTGATCAAATTCCTGTTGAATTGAAAATGTGACAGTAGCGTTATTCCCACCTCCTGGAACTATCGGATTGCTGCTGCTGCTGTCGTCTTTACTGCAACTCGAATAAACGATAACAACCAGGAGAGAAGCGAAAATCAATAATATTTTTTTCATAATAATCTTTCAAAAATTCCACTAAAGTTTTTCTGCTTCAACATTATAACAGAGCAAACTTAACAGCAGTTGTGAATTGAATTGTTAATATTTTTGCTTTAATGTCAGATTGAACATTCGTTAAGCCATACTCAAATCCAAGTTGTGGCGTTAAAAATATAGAACCAAGTTTAATATCATACCCTGTTCCAAATTTTAATGCAAATCTTACGAGCATATTTTGAAGTGATCCGGTTGCTTTCGTTGAACCATCATTAAAAGTAACCTGGTTATTTTGGGAGGTAATCCTTATGTCATAAGAACCCTGGACATTAAAACCAACCGCCGGACCAAACAAAAAGTAGAAACTACTGCTCGGCACAGTCACTTTAAAGAGTGGCTCAACCATAAAATAGGCAATGCTTTGGTCATTATCGACAGTGTACGAAATTCCCTGTACACTACCTTCTGTTGATGTTCCGCCGCTTCGGTTGTCATAGAATTGCATATTTGTTTGAAGGCCAATGACCGGAGTAAATGACATATCAACAACAGCACCGATTATCATTCCAATCCCACTTGGTGTTTCCTGGAGGTCTGAACCAGTACCTATGTTATAATTCAACCCTACCTGTGGTCCGAGTCTTAAATGAAATTGGGCATTAGTTGTGGTGGCGAAGAAAGTAACCAAGAAAAGAGAAACGAATAGAACTGTAATCATTTTTTTCATAGAGCACTCCTTTGAGATGGTTGTATATTTATAGAAACAGTTAAGCACTAAGTAAATTTATTTTTCCTGTCCTTAAAATTGAAAAAAAAAGTTAATGATTCAAGTTTTTATTTAACTTTTTGAAATAATTCTACAGACTCTTCCGAAACCAAAAGAAATGCTGATAAGCAAATGATTTATATTTCTTTCGGTTTTTATTTTTATTTTCTAATACAAATATTTATGGAAATTATTTGGCAACTATAGATTACTTCATAATCGCTTTTTATTTTGCCGTATCAATAAGTATTGCGCTTTACTATTCTAAAAGAAGCAGTAAAAACACAACTGAATTTTTCCTTTCCGGCAGAAACTTGCCATGGTACCTTGCCGGATTATCAATGGTTGCCACCACCTTTGCTGCGGATACACCGCTTGCCGTAACCGAGTTGGTTGCAAAGAATGGTATTGCCGGAAACTGGATCTGGTGGAATTTTGCCTTTGGGGGAGTGCTTACTGTTTTCTTCTTTGCAAAACTCTGGAGACGTTCGGGAATTATGACCGAAGCCGAATTTGCCGAGTTAAGATATTCCGGCAAGCCGGCAAAATTTTTGAGAGGCTTCAGAGCTTTGTATCTTGGAATATTCATGAACGTAATTATTATGGGGTGGGTAAATAAAGCCCTCGTAAATATTCTTATGATCATGTTCAACATTCCTGAATCTGAAGTTTTATTTTATGTTTTCGGTTGTATGGTTATTGTAGCATTTTATTCGGCTCTTGGCGGATTGTGGGGAGTGGTAGTAACTGATGCCTTCCAATTTATAATCGCAATGATCTCGTGTATAATATTATCAATACTCGTTATTAATTCTCCTGAAATAAATGGAATCGCAGGATTGAAGAATAAATTATCCGATTCAGTCCTTAATTTTTTGCCCACCCTTTCCGGCAGCGAGACTATTACCGGGACATTCTCATTAACAATTTCTGCATTCATTGCATACATAGCTATTATCTGGTGGGCTTCGTGGTATCCCGGCGCGGAGCCAGGAGGCGGCGGCTATGTCGCACAAAGAATGATGTCAGCTAAAAATGAGAAGCATTCATTATTCGCCACTTTATTTTTTCAGATTGCTCATTATGCAATTCGTCCCTGGCCATGGATTTTAGTCGGGCTCGCTTCAATAGTTCTTTATCCTGAATTATCTCCTTCTGAAAAGGGATTGGGTTATGTTTATGCAATGAGAGATTTTCTGCCTTCCGGCGTTAAGGGGTTGTTAGTCGCAGCATTCTTCGCAGCTTATATGAGCACTATTGCTACTCAGCTTAACTGGGGCACATCATATATAATAAATGATTTTTATAAAAGATTTTTGAGACAGGATAAAAGTGAAAAAGAATATGTTGCTTCTTCAAGAATCACTACAATTTTATTAATGGTTGTTTCTGTTTTTACAACTTTGCTGATCAATCAAATTTCCGGGGCGTGGCAATTTATTATTGAGTGCGGTGCCGGAGTTGGATTGGTGCTTATCCTGCGATGGTATTGGTGGCGAATAAATGCATGGTCAGAAATTTCTGCAATGATTACGCCTTTTATTATTTATCCAATTATAAAATATTTTGGTGTAGAATTTCCTTCTACACTTTTTTATTTAGTTTCGATAAATACAATTGTTTGGCTGTCAATAACATTCTTGACAAAGCCTACTGACGAAGAAGTATTGATGAAATTTTATAAGAGAGTTTACCCGGGCGGGGCTTTATGGAAAAAAATTTCGTCAAAAAGTTCTGTTCCTGAAAACAATGGTAACTTTTTTCATTTGTTTATTAACTGGGCATTAGGAGTTATTTTAGTCTATACATTTTTATTCGGTTCAGGAGCAATAATACTTGGGAAATAAAATTATAATGACTCACAAAGATATTTTAAAAAAAATAAAATTTATCGTTTTTGATCTTGATGGAACTTTACTGAATGATGATGGCAATATTGGTGAAGAATCAATAAGACTAATCCGCGATTTAAAAAAACTTGATGTCCGTTTTAGCTTCGCTACCGGAAGGCTTCATAATGCCATCACAAGGTTTGTTGAAGAACTTGAGATTGTATGCCCAATTATTTCTTTAGACGGTTGTCTTATTAAAAATCATAAACAAGATAAAGTTATTTTTGAATCTTCCATCAAAGAAAAATATGTTAAAAAAGCTGTGCGCCTCGCGGATGATTTGCTTGTTACTATCGTTTTATGTCATGCCGATGCTATCTACTACACCGAGAACAATTCATCCATCATTCGTATAATGAACAAAGCAAGTGCACAATATCAGCAGGTTGATTCTTATGACAATTACTTTGGAAGTACACTTGAGATAGTATTTGCAGGCGATCAAAAGGATTCGATGAAATATATTTATGACAGACTCAGTTTTCCATACAGCCTCGGTTTAAATACTTCCTTTTACAGATCAAAAAGTAAAGAAAATATTTTCTATGTTGAAGTGAGAAAAGCAGGAATATCTAAAGGCAAGAGTTTTTTAAGATTAATGAAACATTATAAAGTCAAACCGGAAGAAGCTGTTGTCATAGGTGATTGGTATAACGATTTGAGTTTATTTGAAACAGGCGCTTATAAAGTTGCCGTTGCTAATGCCATCCCGGAATTAAAAAACAAAGCTGACTATGTCACTTCCTCGACAAACCATCAGGATGGGGTTGCAGAATTTTTACACCTGCTTCTTAAGGTAAAACTCGGTAAAAAATGAAATCAAAAAGCATCGCAATGAAAAAAGGAAGAAAGCGCGTAAAATTATTAATAGGATTGGTTACAATCCTTTTAATAGTTTTAATGTTTCCACACGGCGAATCAATCGAATCAGAGGTTACCATTGGTTCAATCTGGATACAGGACGATCTTATTGCTCCATTCAGTTTCCCTGTTTTTAAAGACCCGATCAAATACAAGAAGGAATTAATTTCAGCGGAGAAAAGGATTTATCCCGTTTTTCAAAAAAGTATTACCCCAGCCTACCCCGGAATTGATTCTTTAAAAATATTCAACGATTATATTCTAAAATTAATTGATCAGCAGTTTTCACTTAGCAACCCGGAATCAGAGAACCCAACTTTTCTAAGCAGCACATCATTTGACTATCTAAGAAATCTTCGTCTGCAGGAAAGAAATCCTCTGTTTAACAACAAAACAACTATCAAGGAAATTTTTAATACCACAGCATTTGTGTTAAATGAGATTTATAAGAAGGGGATTATTGAACAAACAGAATTAAAATGGAAGCGGGATAGTATCGCAATTCGTACTGGAAACATTGATCGGATTGATCGGGCTGATAAATTCCTTTCTGTTGAATCTGCACATAATCTATTTGTTTCTGTTGTTCAAAAACTAAATATTTCTGACGAACAAAAAAAAATAATTACCGAATACGGTAGTCATTTCCTTCTGTCCAATATTTTGTTTAATGAATCCTTAACGAATGAATTAATAGAGCAAACACGAAAAACAGTTTCAAGATATGCGGGCATTGTAAATGAAAATGAGAGAATAGTTGCAAAGCACGATAGAATAAGTGAAGAAACTAAACTTAAAATTGATTCGTATCGGAATGCTAAAGGTGAAAGACTCGGAGAAGACGGTTTCATTTTTCAAATGCTTGGCAAATTTATCCACGTATCATTCATCATATCTTTACTGCTTATCTATCTGTATTTATTTCGCAAAAAAATATTTTATGATAATAATAAAATTTTCCTCATTTCGCTTATTATCCTGTTTATTTCTTTTATCACCTACCTTATAAATCAAATATACATTAGCGCACCAATACAGCTATTAATTTTTATTCCAGCCGCATCAATGCTTCTTACAATCATATTTGATTCAAGGGTGGGTTTTTATTCCACCGTTATAATAGCATTGATTGCCGGTGCTTTGCGCGGAAATGATTATTCATTTGCTTTAACAAATTTATTTGCTGGTGCGCTTGCAGTTTATACAGTACGTGACATTAAAAATCGTTCGCAAATATTCAGATCATTTTTATACATTCTAATTGGCTACATAGTTGCACTTTCTGCCTTTGCACTCGAACGATTTGCAGGTATTCAATCAATAATAATTGAATTCGCATTTGCCGGTTCCAATGCATTGATAAGCCCGGTATTAACTTATGGCTTACTGATTTTCTTCGAGAGGTTTTTTAATATAACGACTGATCTAACATTACTTGAGCTGTCTAACTTTGACAGACCGTTGCTCAAAGAACTTGCCAACAAAACTCCCGGAACATTTAACCACTCCCTTTCGATGGGAACTCTGGCCGAAGCTGCATCTGAAAAAATAAATGCAAATGCTCTATTAGCACGTGTCGGGGCTTATTATCATGATGTTGGAAAGACATTTTCACCGCAGAATTTTGTCGAAAATCAATCAGGGAAAAAGAACATTCATGAAGATCTTACTCCTGAAGAAAGCGTCAAGCTGTTAATCAATCATGTGAATAATGGGATAGAACTTGCAACACAAAATAATTTACCGGCTGAAATAATTAATTTTATTCCAATGCATCATGGTACTTCGGTAATGACATTCTTTTTTGAAAAAGCTAAAAAACATTATGGTGAAGAAAAAGTTCTCGAAAAGAATTACAGGTACCCCGGACCTAAACCAAATACAAAAGAGACCGCGATAGTAATGCTTGCTGATGGATGCGAATCCGCTGTCCGTTCTATCGAAGATCCCAATGCTGAAAAAGTTGAAAATGTAATTGAGAGCGTGATCAATAACCGCATACGGGAAGGACAGCTCGATGATTCGCCAATCACATTCAGTGATATTGCTAAAATTAAGGAGTCTTTTATTAATATTTTAGTTGGTAATTATCACAAGCGTATCCGATATCCAAAACAAGATGAAATTGAAAAAGGTTCTGAAGAAAAAACACATCCCGAATAGTATTTTTCTTGAGGAATACCTCGGTGTATTGAAATTAGAAAAAAATCTTTCTGCAAATACAATTTCTGCATATGACAATGATATTTCTGCTTTATTGAATTTCTTTGATCAGAAAAATATTTCTGACTTCTCTCAAGTGAAACAATCTGACCTAAATTCATTTTTTAGATTATTAGCCCGCTTAGGTTTAACCGGAAAATCAGCAAAGCGATATCACTCATCATTAAAAGGTTTTTTCAAATACTTATTCAAAAGCAATTACATTCTTAAAAATCCATTTGAAAGAATTTCCGCACCTAAAATTTCCAAAAGCCTTCCAGCGGTTTTATCATTTAATGAAATAGATTTAATCCTATCACAGCCTGATATAGAAGACAAGCTCGGCTTACGGGACAAAGCAATGCTTGAAACTTTTTATGCGTGCGGGCTCCGCATTTCAGAATTAATAAATCTTCATATAGCGGATTTATTTTTTGATGAAGAGGTTATTCGTGTTTTTGGGAAAGGATCAAAAGAAAGGATTGTACCCATCGGTTCAAGTGCTATTAAATGGATTAACAAATACTTAAACAAAAGTCGAATAATAATCGAAAAGAAAGATAAAAGTGAAAATATTCTTTTTCTAAACTTTCGCGGTAAAAAATTATCGAGAATGGGGGTCTGGAAAATTGTAAAAAAATATACACTCGCAGCAGAAATAAAAAAGGGAAATGCACCCGCACACTTTTCGTCATTCTTTTGCAACACATCTTCTTGAGGGTGGGGCAGACCTTCGCGCTGTGCAGGAAATGCTTGGGCATTCTGATATTTCTACTACACAGATTTATACTCATATTAACCGTGATTACATTAAACAAATTCATAAAGATTTTCACCCGAGAGGATAATTATTTTGCCCGACATTCAAATAAGTGAACGACTCATTTCATTTCTAACTTTTCTTCCAATGTTTTTTATTTCGATTACCATACACGAATTTGCACATGCATATTCTGCTTCAAAGCTGGGGGATAACACAGCCAAAAATCTTGGCAGGTTAACTCTAAATCCGTTTAAACATTCAGATTTAATAGGCACTTTGATCATGCCGATTGCATCATTCGCAAGCGGCTTTGCTTTGATTGGCTGGGCAAAACCTGTTCCTATAGATAGAAGAAATTTTAAAAGTTCGCTTCGGGATGATGCGATAGTTTCAGCGGCAGGCCCGTTTGCAAATCTACTACTTGCTTTTTTCTTTTTTGTTTTATTTAACATATTTATAAATGTTGAATTTGAATATCAATCGCAAGTGGTAAACATTTTTTGGTACGGAGTTTTTTTCAATATTTTTTTATTTGCATTCAATCTTCTGCCTATCCCCCCGCTTGACGGCTCTCATATTTTATTTGATATATTTCCGAATCAATTCACGGCTAAAATCGCATCACTTGGTATTTACGGATCAATTATTTTAATGCTGTTCATTTACAGCCCCCTCTGGAAATATTTTATGTCGCTCATTACTTCCGCATTAAATTTTCTTTTATCACTGACAGGTATTTAATTGAGAATTACTTATCTAACATTGATTTCTATTCTTGTTCTCTTTATTGGTTGTGAAAATGATAAAGAAAATAATATTCCTGTAAAAGAAAAGACTCCCGTAGATTCGATTAAAGCTAAATCGCTTATTGATGATTATCATCAATTTTATTTTGTTGGGATGATTGATAAAGTGCCGGGCATCTTTAAATATAATTTTGAAAATCATAAAACAAGAATTGTTTGGTCGAAACGGAGAGAAAAAGTGATTGACCTTTCATACTCTCCTGATAGAAGTACAATATTTTTTCTTACTGCAAAAGAATTTGGGATAGAGGGTACACTACCCTTCGTAGAGCGTGTTAAAGCCTATCAAATAAATACTGAAAAGGGAACCATTACTTATTTAAAGGAAATAGGCAGCGGGTTGCAGGTATTTTCGAGATGGGAGGTGGAGAATAATTACCAAGTTGTTCTATATTCTTTTGACAGGGCAGTTTCTACATATGTTAATCAAAATATTTTTCTTTTTAATTCTTTTGGCAAAACAATTATGGATGAGATAATAACCTACGATCTTACAAAAGATGGTTATCCGAAACCGCCAAAAGCAATATTGAATATGATCTCTCCATCAAAAAAATTTAAGTTGGTAGTTGCCGAAAGTGACTATAATACATTTATTCTAAAAGACATTAAAACAAAAAAAGATCATCAGGTGATGATAACTTCGCAGCAGATTTCTAATGTTGCGTGGAGTTCAGACAGTAAGCTTTTGTTTTTTTCCACAGTTGATATCTCAGAACGAAACCGAACTCTAAAAACTAAAAATCCCGAAACTTCGCAGTTAGTTATTTACTCCACAGAATCAAAAAAAATATTGAAGCAATGGAATGGCGGCGGATTAAAAAGATTTTTTATTGAAAAAAATATCCTCTTTTTCGATTCCGGATTTTCAAACGAGGCAGCACTTTATCTTTATAATTTTAAAGATGGTGAATTTGAGGAAACAATAAAGCTGAAAGGAGGCTGTGGACTCAAATCAGTGCCTGAAATATTAAAAACAATAAAGTAAATGCTCGTTTCTTTTAGCAAAACTTTTCATTACTGACCGGCTATATTATCAACACACCATTTATGAATCGGATGTAAATCTTTAAATATTTTAAAAACAAAATCAACCGGATGGTTTTTTGTTAAATCATTGAAAGAAGTTTTTTCATAACTCAAATACAAACCGCTGTGTAAAAGCAAATGATTGTATTTGTAATCAGGATCAAACCCGCGTGGTGTTTTTTTAAATGTTTTTCCTCCAAGCTTATAATTATTTTTGTTTATTAATTTTGAGATCAAACCAGCAAGAGATTTTGCTGTTTCCGGTTTAGATATTATTTGACGGTAATTTAATAATTGTTCTTTCGTGAACATATACATACCCGCTCCAACAAAAAACATTTTAGGTTCAAGATGGAAATAATATCCGGAGCACTCCATTTTCTTTCCCCTTCCTTCCCAAAAATATAAACCCAGGTTAGTTTTGAATGGCGACTTATCCTTGCTGAATCGAATATCGCGATGAAGGCGAAAAATTGATTTATCTATTTTAGGAATTGCATTAATATTTGGGGAAAGAGTTGATAGTCTTTCACCCATTTCAATTACAAATTGTAGTGACGGTGAAAGAAAATCTTCGTTGAATTTTTCACGGTTGGTTTCAAACCAAACTTTAGAATTATTTTTTGAAAGTTTGGTTAAAAAATTGATGGTGTTTTGAGGGAAACAAAAGTTTTTAGTATTCATTTTTATCTACTTCACTTAAATATTTTTAGAAATTACTTCATAGGAACTTCAATAAGCAGAAAGCTCGAATCTTTCCGTGCATTAATTAAAATGGAATCTGTTTCATAAATACCCACTGCATCTCTTCTATGCAATGTTTCATCTGCAGCTTCA belongs to Ignavibacteriales bacterium and includes:
- a CDS encoding S8 family serine peptidase, whose protein sequence is MLNFFPFFRNVLGVLFVLSLLTAFSPSAGDIRVLEKGEIKYLSNMLIVKLKETPSVYSGNFVVLPFSVKNYLSKFKLNSSEAVFPDKINSSKTDLGKIVLVKYDSDDDPFTVASILSKSNEIEWAEPKFLYELEFTPNDPSYSSQWNLSKIQASLAWDINKGDTNIVIGIVDTGTDWDHPDLSANIWKNKDEVSGNGVDDDGNGFIDDIRGWDFGGLSGTPDNNPMEDRPDHGTHVSGIASAVTNNSLGVASIGYKCKIMPVKTSQDNIRSATGQALIAFGYEGIVYASDNGAKIINCSWGGGAYSIFGQETINYVTAQGSLVVAAAGNSGAQNNNYPSGYNFVLSVASTNSDDTKSSFSTYGTTVDVSAPGNIIYSTWQNDTYATLSGTSMATPLTAGLAALVASQFPNYTALQIGEQVRVNSDNIDGINPSYQKLIGKGRINAFKSLSTTNSISVRGIDFQFDDNAPGGDGDGYFEAGEILNLGVTFVNYLNSTSNLSIQLTSSNSYATITSGNFFAGSVGTLQEFNNFSSKYKIQLAADLPQNTVIKLLLNYTDGSYSDYQWTETLGNPTYATQFGNDIALTITSKGTLAFNDYPDNMQGDGFSYLQGDNALFEGALILGTSSTKISDVARGSTGNSQNTDFTTEEVVTLFTPGEFADQEGTTVYNDNGAGTSKLGIRVMFHSYSFAEVPDNNYIILRYSLINTTASAISNLYAGLFFDWDFADANGDITQYDYSDNYGYVFREDGVPNTYIGTALLSSANYNFWAILNDGTDTGFSIYDGFTDSEKWQTISSGIGKDFAGTGDVSHVISQGAITIAAGDTVDAAFVIAAGVSKNIIASAVQHARDKYIEILNFVPTSVEEENNLPKEFSLEQNYPNPFNPTTKISWQSPVGSHQTLKIYDLLGNEVAVLVDEFRQAGIYEVEFNASQLSSGVYFYTLKVYPVSGAGSFIETKKLILIK
- a CDS encoding HDIG domain-containing protein, yielding MKSKSIAMKKGRKRVKLLIGLVTILLIVLMFPHGESIESEVTIGSIWIQDDLIAPFSFPVFKDPIKYKKELISAEKRIYPVFQKSITPAYPGIDSLKIFNDYILKLIDQQFSLSNPESENPTFLSSTSFDYLRNLRLQERNPLFNNKTTIKEIFNTTAFVLNEIYKKGIIEQTELKWKRDSIAIRTGNIDRIDRADKFLSVESAHNLFVSVVQKLNISDEQKKIITEYGSHFLLSNILFNESLTNELIEQTRKTVSRYAGIVNENERIVAKHDRISEETKLKIDSYRNAKGERLGEDGFIFQMLGKFIHVSFIISLLLIYLYLFRKKIFYDNNKIFLISLIILFISFITYLINQIYISAPIQLLIFIPAASMLLTIIFDSRVGFYSTVIIALIAGALRGNDYSFALTNLFAGALAVYTVRDIKNRSQIFRSFLYILIGYIVALSAFALERFAGIQSIIIEFAFAGSNALISPVLTYGLLIFFERFFNITTDLTLLELSNFDRPLLKELANKTPGTFNHSLSMGTLAEAASEKINANALLARVGAYYHDVGKTFSPQNFVENQSGKKNIHEDLTPEESVKLLINHVNNGIELATQNNLPAEIINFIPMHHGTSVMTFFFEKAKKHYGEEKVLEKNYRYPGPKPNTKETAIVMLADGCESAVRSIEDPNAEKVENVIESVINNRIREGQLDDSPITFSDIAKIKESFINILVGNYHKRIRYPKQDEIEKGSEEKTHPE
- a CDS encoding HAD family hydrolase; translation: MGNKIIMTHKDILKKIKFIVFDLDGTLLNDDGNIGEESIRLIRDLKKLDVRFSFATGRLHNAITRFVEELEIVCPIISLDGCLIKNHKQDKVIFESSIKEKYVKKAVRLADDLLVTIVLCHADAIYYTENNSSIIRIMNKASAQYQQVDSYDNYFGSTLEIVFAGDQKDSMKYIYDRLSFPYSLGLNTSFYRSKSKENIFYVEVRKAGISKGKSFLRLMKHYKVKPEEAVVIGDWYNDLSLFETGAYKVAVANAIPELKNKADYVTSSTNHQDGVAEFLHLLLKVKLGKK
- a CDS encoding outer membrane beta-barrel protein: MKKMITVLFVSLFLVTFFATTTNAQFHLRLGPQVGLNYNIGTGSDLQETPSGIGMIIGAVVDMSFTPVIGLQTNMQFYDNRSGGTSTEGSVQGISYTVDNDQSIAYFMVEPLFKVTVPSSSFYFLFGPAVGFNVQGSYDIRITSQNNQVTFNDGSTKATGSLQNMLVRFALKFGTGYDIKLGSIFLTPQLGFEYGLTNVQSDIKAKILTIQFTTAVKFALL
- a CDS encoding Na+:solute symporter, with the protein product MATIDYFIIAFYFAVSISIALYYSKRSSKNTTEFFLSGRNLPWYLAGLSMVATTFAADTPLAVTELVAKNGIAGNWIWWNFAFGGVLTVFFFAKLWRRSGIMTEAEFAELRYSGKPAKFLRGFRALYLGIFMNVIIMGWVNKALVNILMIMFNIPESEVLFYVFGCMVIVAFYSALGGLWGVVVTDAFQFIIAMISCIILSILVINSPEINGIAGLKNKLSDSVLNFLPTLSGSETITGTFSLTISAFIAYIAIIWWASWYPGAEPGGGGYVAQRMMSAKNEKHSLFATLFFQIAHYAIRPWPWILVGLASIVLYPELSPSEKGLGYVYAMRDFLPSGVKGLLVAAFFAAYMSTIATQLNWGTSYIINDFYKRFLRQDKSEKEYVASSRITTILLMVVSVFTTLLINQISGAWQFIIECGAGVGLVLILRWYWWRINAWSEISAMITPFIIYPIIKYFGVEFPSTLFYLVSINTIVWLSITFLTKPTDEEVLMKFYKRVYPGGALWKKISSKSSVPENNGNFFHLFINWALGVILVYTFLFGSGAIILGK